The Cyclobacteriaceae bacterium DNA segment TTGATTGGAGTGTGTTACAGCGTGATCAGTAACAGACTCAGTATAAATTGTTAAACCTCTTTTACCCCCTTCCTCCGCAGCATTATAGTTTAGTTCTAACCCAACTGCTCTATGGATTCCCCTTTGCTTTAATCCGTCAAGAAAATTTCCATTTGCAGCTCCTACCTCCAAAACATGATCTTCTGGAAGGATATACTTCAAACTTTCTTCGTGTTCCCATTTCCAAGACAGATAATACCAGTCATACATTCCAAAATGTCTGTAAAACTCATCATCCCCTGAAACATGAAAGGGATAATAAAATCGATAACCTGTCTCAGTACATCTAAACAAGTTGATTACAGTTGTTTCTTTAAAAAGATAACCAATATCAAGTTGAAATTTTTCTTGATACTGACGAGCAAGTTCTAGAGCACTCAGTTGTTTTTCCAACACTACACGCGCACCGTTTACCAAGGGAGACATTATTTCTGCCATTCTACAATTTCATTATACGCTAATGAGTCGCTAAGCTTACCATCCTTTATCTTAAATATTCGATCACAGTACTTAAGTGCCTCAATCCGATGGGCAACTATGATTATGGTATAATTCTGATCACGTAAATGCCGGATAGATTCTGTTAACAATTGCTCAGTTTCCCTATCCAGAGAACTCGTTGCCTCATCAAAAATCAAAACTTTGCCCTGGTGATATAAAGCTCTGGCAATAGCAATACGCTG contains these protein-coding regions:
- a CDS encoding class I SAM-dependent methyltransferase, with protein sequence MAEIMSPLVNGARVVLEKQLSALELARQYQEKFQLDIGYLFKETTVINLFRCTETGYRFYYPFHVSGDDEFYRHFGMYDWYYLSWKWEHEESLKYILPEDHVLEVGAANGNFLDGLKQRGIHRAVGLELNYNAAEEGGKRGLTIYTESVTDHAVTHSNQYDVVCSFQVLEHIPQVKEVIEAMVSCLKPGGKLIISVPNNDGYIKDNPLPSKILNMPPHHMGLWNEESLRNLSKVFPLEYVKACIEPLQPIHMDTYQYTRVKGLLLNSEFLTKIYWKLRIHLLVRQLLKLFSRYIKGHSIMSIYTKRSI